From the genome of Candidatus Hydrogenedentota bacterium:
CAATATCTCTTCCGGCCTTGGCGCCTGGCCGCGTCGTTCGCGCGGGTAGCGTCTTCCCGTCCCACCACACTGCTCGAACGCATCCTTGATACATTCCTCAGCCGCCGAAGGCGGATGTTCGCATCGAGAATCGGTCATGGCCGACCGCGCGCACGGTGGCGCCTCGCACCCTTCCACCGCGCGTCAGACACCTCCGCGCGCGGGCGTGTTGCCCGATGAACGGCACTAGCCTTTCAGCAGCCAGGGTTCGCGGTATTTCGGCGAGAGCATTTCGGTTGCGCCGGGGTCGTCGAGGATGGTCTCGGTTTCGGGATTCCAGCGGATCTTGCGGCCCGTGTAGATGGCGATGTCGCACAGGTGGCCGACCGAAGCGGAGCGGTGCGCCGTTTCGGCGGGTGTAATCGTCTCCTCTCGTGACTTGACGCATGCGATGAAATTCGCGATGTGGTTCGTGCTCTGGTACAGGCGGATTTCGTCGTCACCGATGACTTCGTCAAGGACCGGCGCGGGCTCGGCGGTCAACTGGCCCCGGCTCACGAAAATCCAGCCCTTGTCGCCGTACCATTTCGCGCCCATTGGAAACCGGCTGCAAATGTGGATGGTCAGCCCCCCGGCATAGGTGCAGGTACAATCGTAATCCGTTGGCGCATCCCAGACGCCGCCCCGCGGAATGACACCGGTCCCTTCGACGAGCAGCGGGCCCGTTCGGTCCAGGCCGAGGCCCCAGTGGGCAATATCGAGATGGTGGCCGACCCAGTCCATGATGCGCCCGCCGCCAAAATCCATGACCCAGCGCCAGTTCTTGTGGATGCGCGCGGGCACGTAGGGCGAGACCGGCGCGGGACCAAGCCACTTGTCGTAATTCAATTCCGGGGGCGGGTCCTGCACCGCCGTCTGGTCCTTGGTGCCGGCGTAGTCGTCGTAACCCTGACCAAGTCCGACTTCCACGTGGCTCACTTTGCCGATGCGGCCATTGCGCACGAGTTCCGCCGCGCGATGGAAGTTCTCGACACTGCGCTGCCAGCTTCCCGTCTGCCAGATGCGCTTGTTGCGCTTCACCGCATCGCATATGGCACGGCCCTCGGCCAGCGTGTGCGAAAGGGGCTTCTCACCGTAAATATCGAGTCGGGCCTCGGCGGCCATGATCGCGGGGATCGCGTGCCAGTGGTCCGGCAGCGCGATACTCACCGCATCGAGGTCGTCCCGGGCGAGCAGTTCCTCGAAATCCGCATAGGCAGCGCAATCCGTGTTGTCGTAGGTGCGGTCGACCGTCTCTTTCGTGCGCTGGAGGTGGTTACGGTCCACGTCGCACACCGCGACGACCTGCACGTCGCCGCGCTGCAAAAACTGTCCCAGGTTTTCAGGGCCTTGCCAGCCCAGGCCGATGGCCCCGAGCGTGACCCGCCCGCTCGGTGCGGCGCGGTTTCCGGCCGCGGTGGCGCCACGCGTCAGAATGAGCGGTGCGGCGGCAGCCACGGCGGTGGTGCGCAAGAATGCGCGGCGATTCATATCCCGGGTCATGGTGTTCTCCTCCGCATCAGGGTTTTCGCTTTCACCGTGTCGTCCTACAGACTCCAGCCCTCGCGATAGGGCGGACTCACCAGCGCGGTTGCCTCACCGGAATCGCGGAAGGTCAGGGACGCGCTGTCCCAATGCAGGGTCGTGCCGGGCAGCCGCTTCCCAATATTGCCGAGCAGCGCCATCTCCGTGAGCGGGCCGGAATAACCGAAGCCGGCGCACGCGGGCCGCCCTTCCTTGCAGGCCCGCGCCCAATCCATTTCGTGCGTGCCGTTCACGCGCGGAATCGTCTCGGGTGGCGGCGTGAAGTCTTTCATCCGTTCCTCGGGCACGAGCCGCGGGCTGTTGCCATAGACGCCGCACGTCAGGTAGCCGTTCTCGCCTATGAAGAGCGCGCCGCCCTCGCTGTCGCCGAGCAGCCGCGAATCGCCGAGCCCCGCGGGCGCGGGCGGTTGCAGGCCGTCGTACCACGTGACGGTAACGGGCGGCTTGCCGCCCCGCGCGGGGAACTGATAGCGCACGACCGACGCGATCGGATACGTCTCGGGATTCAAGTCGGTGCTGCTGGCCTCGATACTCTCGGGCGCGCCGAGTTCCAGCGCCCAGAAGACCGGGTCGAGGGTGTGCGCGCCGCGGTCGCCCATCATGCCGCAGCCAAAATCCCACCAGCTCCGCCACGTGAGCGGGTGATACGTCGGATGATACGGGCGAAACGGCGCGGGGCCCAGCCAGAGGTCCCAGTTGAGCGTAGCGGGCACGGGCGGCGTCTCCGCGGGCCGCACGGCCAGCGGCGAACTCCAGCCCGCGTGTCCCCACGGATAATAGGTGAGGCTGCACCAGGCGGTCACTTCGCGGACCGGCCCGATGGCTCCGGCGGCGATCCACTCGCAGATTTGCCGCGCCTCCTTGCTCGAATGGCCTTGAATGCCCATCTGCGTGCAGACACCCGTTTCCTTGGCCGCTTCGGCGAGTTTGCGCGCCTCGTAGACCGTGTGCGTCAGCGGTTTCTGGCAATAGACGTGCTTTCCGGCGCGCATCGCGGCCATGGCGATGACCGCGTGCGTGTGGTCGGGCGTCGCGATGACGACCGCGTCGATGTCCTTCTGCTTGTCGAGCATTTCGCGGTAATCGGCATAGCGCGCGGCGTTCGGATACGCGGCAAACGTCTTCGCCGCGTATTCCTGGTCCACGTCACACAGGGCAACGATGTTTTCGCTTTCAAGCGCGCGCAGGTTCGCCGCGCCCATGCCGCCGATGCCGATCCCTGCGATACGAAGCTTCTCGCTGGGCGCGGTCTGCCCGGCTCCGCCAAGAACGCTGCGCGGCACGATCTGAAACGCCGCACCCGCCGCGGCATAGCTGCCCGCCTTGCCCAGAAACACCCGCCTGCTGAGTTTACTCATGGCCCGGACCCTTCCTGTGGCTCATCCCGCACGTGAGCGCCACGCACGCGAGCCGTTCTACGGCTTCACTTCGCGAATAGCGGCTTCGCGCACCGTGATCTTCATGTCCTTGAACTCGTCGCCCGGATGCACCTGGAACCCGATGCGGCCCGTGGCGTAAGAGGCGTCATGTACGTCGCCGACGACCGTGCCGTTCAACGTGACCGTCAGGTGGTCGCCCTCGGCGCGGATGATCATCGTGTTCCAGTCGTCGCGCTTCTCCAGGTTCGGGTCTTCGTTCATGGAAAGGAACATCTTGGCCGGACAGTACAACGTGCCCGAATAGCATTCCGGATCCTTGTATTCGAGGATGTCGGCCTGATACGACTTGTCCGGCGACTGGTAGCGGAACCAGATACCGCTGTTGGCGGGCCACTGTATCTTATACGTGATCCGCACCTCGAAATCGCCGTATTCCTTCTCCGTGAACAGGTCGCCCGGCGCGTTTCCCGGACCCTGCGTGCCCACGATGCAGCCGTCCTCGACCCTCCATGCCGCGTTGCCCTCGGTCATCCAGCCATCGAGGTCCGTTCCGTTGAACAGCGGTGTCCACTCGCATTTCGGCGCGCCAGAACTGCACGCGCCGCTGTTGCGCGCCGCGCACTGGGCCGCGCAAGCCTGACTGAGCAATACTCCCGCGACTGCAAGCAGCGCGGCCCATCCAAACCAGAGACCCTTTCCGCGAAAACATGCCGTTTTCATGACTTGATCCTTATTTTTCATTCCATTTCCCGTGGCGTACCGGCGGACGCCGCACTACCTTCCGAATTCGAAGACTATAGCCCCCGCCCCGAGTCCAGTTCCATCCGGCGAGCGGCGGTGAGGGCCGTACTGTCCGGTCTTCATCCCGGGCAAGGTCATCGCACCCCGCTGGACTCCTGCCGTCGGCCCAAGCCGGTCGGGCTGTGCCAGACACTCCCTGCTCTAGGAACTCGCCGGTCCCAATGATGTCCCGTCTGAGGAATGGTTCGTAGCAGGGATTGCCGTCCCCCTTTTCGATGACAAAGGGACCGACTGCCGTCACCGTCTGCCGGGCATGGCACTGTTTGAAAGACGATGCTTGCCATCCGGCAAGGCCGGGTGTCCTCCTGCTGGTTATCGGTGTAAGGCGGGCGACAGCGCCCGCGAGCACTGTCGCCGCGTCGTCGTCGCGGGCGGATGCCGCATGGACGAAAACAAGACCATCTTCATCCTGAGCGGGTGCAGGCATCTTGTCACGCTGCTTGCGAAAGCAGGGGACGGGAAACCGGCATGCCCGTATTGCGGTCCAAGGGACACAAGGCCATGCCGGTATTGCTGGAGCGTGTGAATGAGAAAGACGATGAAGCGGTTCGCGGTCGCGCTGGTGGGGCTGGTGTTGGCTTTCGTGGCCGTGTTGCTGCCGCGCGCGCCCAGGAACAACGTTGCGGCGCCGGATGTGGCGGCAGCGCAACCCGTCTTGATGGTGAATGGCCGGGTGGACCTGACGACGCGTCCCTATGACAAAGCGGCCTATGTCACGACGCATAACGCCATGTCGAGCCGGGACGCCGGATTCATTTTCCCGAATCAAATCGGCGGTTTGCGCAAACAGCTCGAGGACGGCGTGCGCGCCATGATGCTCGATGTTCACGAGTTCGAAGGGCGGCCGATGCTGTGTCACAGTTATTGCGAGCTGGGCGGATTCGCGCTGGTCGATGGCCTCGTTGAAATCCGGGAGTTTCTGGACGCAGAACCGAACGAGGTCGTGACGCTCATCCTGGAATCTTATGTCCCCGCCGAGACGTTGGCGCTGGAATTCGCGGACAGCGGCATCCTCCGCTATGCCCACGTGCAGTCGCCGGGCGAACCATGGCCCACGCTCGGACGGATGGTTCTCGAGGACCAGCGGCTGGTCGTGTTTACCGACGACAACACGGCCGGGCTGCCTTGGCTTCACAATGTATGGCGGTTCGCGTGGGATACGAACTGGAATGTCTCGTCCCTGGAACAGTTCAACTGCAACTGCAGCCGGGGCGACACATCGAGCAGCCTGATGATCCTCAACAATTTCGTCTCGAATCCGCTGCCGGCTCCCGGGAACGCGGAGCAGACGAACGCGAGCGCGTTCCTGCTCGACCGCTCGCTGCTCTGCTGGGAACGGTCCGGGCGCATTCCAAATTTCGTCACCGTGGACTACTACGAGGTCGGCGATGTCTTCGCGGTAGTGGACCGGCTGAACAGCCTGGCCGGGGCCGCCTGACACGTTGCCGGCGGCGCTCAGTAGAACGTGATCCGCCGGTTCTCCGTCTGCCGGTACGCCTTGCCCAGAAAATCCGCGATGGCCTCGGGCTCGGGGTCTGTGTCGGGCAGGGGCATCTCCGTGACTGCGCCGCCGTCCAGGTAGCGATGGAGCCGGCCTTCGATGCGGGCCGCCTCGGTCGGGTTGAGCCCGTGGCCGCGGCGCGCGCGCGCGCCCGGCGTATAGCGCAGTTCTTGCGTCGCCTCGTCCTGCTTGACCGTAGCCGCCGCCGAGCGGGGGAAGTCCTTGAGGTCCAGTGCGGCGAACCTGCGCCCGGCCTCGAGGTCGTTGTTTTGCGTCAGCAGGACGTGCAGCCCCTCGCGAGCGCCCTCTTCCGAGCAGCGCTGCCGGAGATGGCTCAGGATGCGTTCCGCGGTCGCGGCCGCCTCCTCGCCCTGGTGCAGTTCTTCGTGCAGCAGGAACTGCACGCATTCATTCAGCCCCTCCACCCCGATGCGGCAGCGCCCCTCATCGAGCCGGATATAGGGCGCGCCGTCCCGCACGACGGTCAGCAATTCCAGCGGTCCCGCGGGATACAAGCCGGCCAGCGCGTGCAGGAACCGCCGTTTCTCCCGATGCGCGTGCGCAGCGAGACGGGCGAGCCGGTCCAGTTCCGTGAACAAGGCCGCTTCGCTGCCCGCAACGTACGCAGCCCGGGGCAGGTTCAATACGACGTCGTGCAAATCGACGTTGTGCGGGTGCCAATACGGCGCCGCATCCTCCGGCTCGTCGCGCACCAGCAAATAGTGCGCGCCCCGGCGTTCCGCCGCGACATGCGCCGCGTGCAGCAGGAACGCAGCGTGCCCCGGCGATTTGAAGAAGGCTCCGTCCAGCGCCACGCATGCCACGGGCCCCGGCAATGACACGGCCCCGGGCCCTCCGCGCTGCAACACGTCGAAAATGGCCCACGCCAGCAATTGCGCCGCGTGCTCGAACGCGCCGTAAGGCTTGCCCGCCGGTGCGCCGCCGGGCCCGACGGCTTCTTCATGACGCAACTGGGCCGGCACGGTCCAGTGTATCGTGATTTCCGGCGGCTGCGCGCCGTTGCCCGAGGTCAGCGCCAGATACGCCAGTTCATACACCAGCATCTGCGCGAACTGCGCCGTGTCGCGGTCGCTGCGCCCCTGCACGAAGGGCGCGAAGAAAACGTTCACCGCATCCCAGGTCACGCCGTCGGCGAAGTAGCCCTGCAGCAGCTCATGGTACTTCACCATGTGCGCCAGCAGCGTCTCGGCGTGCCGCGCGGGCTCCGCGAAATCGCGGGCGCCCGCCGGGCCAACGCCGTAGCGCGCCACGTACGCCAGCGGCTGCGCCAGCGCGCAGAGCCGGTCCACGCGGCCCAAGTGGCGCAGGTGCAGTTCTCCGCGCAGGTGCGCCTCCGCGACAGGCGCGGAGAAAACCTCCGCGAGCGCAAACTCTTTTTTCACCGCCCGCGCCAGCACGCGGTCGGTCACCGGCGGCGACAGGGCCGCCGACGCCGTTTCCGCGACGACCGCTTCGTCCAGTTCGCCGCGCAAGATGCGCTCCGCATCGTACAACGGCACGCCCAGGCGGCGATGCCGTTCGCGATACTCGTGAAGCCCGTGCTCGACGAGCCGCGCGTCGACGAGTTCCCGGATCAGCGCGCCTGTAAGCGTGCGCATCTGGGCGCGCTCGATCTGCGCCTCCACTTCCAGCGCTATCAATATCGCCTGAGGCCGGTCCAGGCCCGTCTCGCGTTCCAGGGCCGCCACGATCCGGTCGCGGTCCCACCGCGCCAGCGTGTCCGCGCTGGTGCGGACGAACAGCGCCTCTCCGCCGCGGCCCGCGAGCGACTCGCGCTCGTGCCGCGCTTCCTCGAGTTCGCCGATCAGGTGGTGCAGGTCGCCTTCGCGCAGACGGCGGATACGCGCGCGCCGGTCGCGGTAACGCGCATAGGTCAGGGCGGTCCGCGCATGGCCCATCGCCACCAGCACGCGCTCAACCGCGTCGTGTACCTGGTCCACCGTTGGCGGACGGCCCTGCTGCTCCTTCTGCAGGAAGATCGCCACGGCCGCGGCCAGGCTCTCGGCGCGGTCGCGGTCCCGCCCGCCTATCGCCTGCGCCGCCTTGAAGATCGCCTGGGCGATCTTGCGTTTCTCGAACGGTTCCTCGCGCCCATCGCGCTTGATAACGGTGGCGAACGGCTCGGGCCCGCGCAACGCGGGAATCGGCAGCGGCAACTGCGGATCAAACGCGCCCTCGACCGCACGGTCCTCCTGCTCGAAAAACTCTTCTGTAGACTCGTCGTTCATGAATGCTTCCGCTTGAAAGCCGAGACATACCCCGAGCGAGTGTATCCGAGGGGGAAAAAAGAATACAAGGTCACCTGACTCGACAGGTCGCCTGACTCGACCGGCTTGTCCGGTCAGCCGGACGGGCGGCGGCTACGCCAGCATGTCCTTCAGCTCGTTCATGAACTCGTTGAGGTCCTTGAACTGACGGTAGACCGATGCGAACCGCACGTACGCAACCTCGTCCAACTGGCGCAGTTTCGCCATGACCGCCTCGCCGACAGAGGTCGTCGTTACCTCATGCTCGGTCGAATTGAACAGTTCCCGCTCAATCTCATCGATCATCGCGTCCACCTGGTCCAGACTGACAGGACGCTTTTCGACCGCCTTCAGAATGCCGCTTTTCAGCTTCCAGCGGTCGAAGTTTTCGCGGCGCCCGTCTTTCTTGATCACCATTTGCGCGACTTCTTCGATACGCTCGTAGGTAGTGAAGCGCCGCCCGCATTTGAGGCATTCGCGCCGCCTGCGGATTGCGTCGCCTTCTTTGGACGCGCGGGAATCGACCACGCGGGCCTGGCTATGATTGCAGAATGGGCAACGCATACCTCAACCTCTATATGTTGTGTCCTTCCACCACACAACGCCGTGCACACAGGTGTGAACCTGCACGGTCGATAACTTCTCGCCGTCCCCATATATTGTGCCCTAAGATTGCCACTAAATACAATATAGCAGGTCAAGAGAAAAAGGACAGCGCGGTGCGGCCGTAACGGGCCATCCGTGTCCGGGTCCAGGGGACCGACTGTTCCGGCACAAGGGCGCGCGGCTCATGTTCGAATACCACAAGGCCTTGTGCCGCGGCCAAGTCGGCGTTCGATAGGCCTGCCAACAAGCCGGTCCAGTCCCCGAAATCGTGCGGCGGGTCGGCAAAGATGATGTCGAAGCGCGTTTCGCCTATCCGCACCAGCGGCAGTTCGCGGGGCACATCCAACAGCACCACGCGCCCGGACCCGTGCAGGCCTGTCTTTGCGAGGTTGCGCCGGACCAGCGCCGCCGCTGACGGGTTGCGTTCTACGAAGACCGCAGACGCCGCGCCGCGGCTGAGGGCCTCGATGCCGTTTGCGCCCGTTCCCGCGAACAGGTCCAGGAAATGCGCCCCTTCGAGGCGCGGGCCCAGGATGCTGAACAAAGCCTCGCGCACACGGTCCAATGTCGGGCGTACCGGCAGCCCCCCCGGTTCCTCAAGGCGCATCCCGCGTGCGCATCCTGCGATGACCCGCATGACCTCAAACTCCCATGAGTCCCGTCAAGAGATTACTTGGTCTCTCTCCATCTGCCCCTCATTCTAAGCGAAATGCGAAAGCAGCGCCAACGGGCCGCGCCCCCTATGACGCTGAAATACGCCAACTTCCACACGCGGGATAACAGAAGTCCCTTGACAACACGCAACTGCGCCACCATTTCCAGGACTTGGACTGCTTGGCCGGAGCAGGAGAGGGAGCAGTGAATTACGAGGCGTTCGGGAGACATCGGCACAAAGCGGCAGGAGTAGAAGTCTGAGAAGGTGTATCATCACAACCTGTTTCATTTCAATAACTTATGTGTTCGGATTCCAGTCCGGGCAGAAACCAGGCAGCCCTTTCCACGGCCTGTGGATATTATGTGGATAACTGGGCGCGACGGGGACATGGCCACGAAAGGGGAAAAAACCGGAATAATTGACCCCTCTCTTCCCAACTCCCGCAATTCAAGAACCCCAATTCGAGAATCCCTCTTGTTGAATTCCGCAAGATGGGCTACACTAAAGGTGTGCCTTTATTGTAATATCATCTGGAACGGAGTTAAGGGAGGCGAACCGCCCACTGTGGGGTCCGCCGCAAAGAAAGGAGAAGGTATTATGTTGTCATCAATCCCCAGAGCCCGGCGCAGGCCCGGTTTCACCCTCATCGAATTGTTGGTCGTTATTGCCATCATCGGCATATTGGCGGCCATCCTGCTCCCGGCGCTGGCGCGCGCGCGCGAGTCGGCCCGGCGGGCGAGCTGCCAGAATAACTTGAAGGAATGGGGCCTTGTATTCAAGATGTACGCGAATGAAGACCCGGGCGAGCGATTCCCCCCAGTGCTTGGGTACATTGGCGATACCCTGAATTGCGACACCATGGCGGTGGACGAAACGAATACGTTGATCATCGCGGCGGGAGCGGATCTCCGGAATGTATACCCGGAATACTTGAATGATCCCGCGATCATTGTCTGTCCTTCTGATGCCACGCATACGCCCGACGGGGCGTTCAACCCGACAACCGGCGATCCGGAAGTGCATCTGCCTTGCGACGACGCCAACCGGGGATTGAAGTTCGTCGACTCAAGTTATATCTACCTGGGTTGGGTCTTTGACCAAGTGGATTCAGACGATCCCACGGTCGACATGCAGATAATAGGGATGCTGGTGGACGAAGAATTGTCCGGCTTGGGCAGCGCGCAAGTCGCGTGGTCGCTGGTAGCGGCACTCTCGCCCGTATTGCAGGACGAGCCGCCTTTGACCGATTCCGACCTTGACCTGTCTCAATCGAACCCCGGCTTGGGGAACGCACAAGGCAACACCGTGTATCGTTTCCGTGAAGGCATTGAGCGGTTCATGATTACGGACATCAACAACCCCGCGGCCACGGCCCAGGCGCAGAGCACGATTTGGATCATGGGAGACATAGTCAGCACCGATACCGAACTGTTCAATCACGTGCC
Proteins encoded in this window:
- a CDS encoding Gfo/Idh/MocA family oxidoreductase: MTRDMNRRAFLRTTAVAAAAPLILTRGATAAGNRAAPSGRVTLGAIGLGWQGPENLGQFLQRGDVQVVAVCDVDRNHLQRTKETVDRTYDNTDCAAYADFEELLARDDLDAVSIALPDHWHAIPAIMAAEARLDIYGEKPLSHTLAEGRAICDAVKRNKRIWQTGSWQRSVENFHRAAELVRNGRIGKVSHVEVGLGQGYDDYAGTKDQTAVQDPPPELNYDKWLGPAPVSPYVPARIHKNWRWVMDFGGGRIMDWVGHHLDIAHWGLGLDRTGPLLVEGTGVIPRGGVWDAPTDYDCTCTYAGGLTIHICSRFPMGAKWYGDKGWIFVSRGQLTAEPAPVLDEVIGDDEIRLYQSTNHIANFIACVKSREETITPAETAHRSASVGHLCDIAIYTGRKIRWNPETETILDDPGATEMLSPKYREPWLLKG
- a CDS encoding Gfo/Idh/MocA family oxidoreductase, producing MSKLSRRVFLGKAGSYAAAGAAFQIVPRSVLGGAGQTAPSEKLRIAGIGIGGMGAANLRALESENIVALCDVDQEYAAKTFAAYPNAARYADYREMLDKQKDIDAVVIATPDHTHAVIAMAAMRAGKHVYCQKPLTHTVYEARKLAEAAKETGVCTQMGIQGHSSKEARQICEWIAAGAIGPVREVTAWCSLTYYPWGHAGWSSPLAVRPAETPPVPATLNWDLWLGPAPFRPYHPTYHPLTWRSWWDFGCGMMGDRGAHTLDPVFWALELGAPESIEASSTDLNPETYPIASVVRYQFPARGGKPPVTVTWYDGLQPPAPAGLGDSRLLGDSEGGALFIGENGYLTCGVYGNSPRLVPEERMKDFTPPPETIPRVNGTHEMDWARACKEGRPACAGFGYSGPLTEMALLGNIGKRLPGTTLHWDSASLTFRDSGEATALVSPPYREGWSL
- a CDS encoding DUF1080 domain-containing protein, encoding MKTACFRGKGLWFGWAALLAVAGVLLSQACAAQCAARNSGACSSGAPKCEWTPLFNGTDLDGWMTEGNAAWRVEDGCIVGTQGPGNAPGDLFTEKEYGDFEVRITYKIQWPANSGIWFRYQSPDKSYQADILEYKDPECYSGTLYCPAKMFLSMNEDPNLEKRDDWNTMIIRAEGDHLTVTLNGTVVGDVHDASYATGRIGFQVHPGDEFKDMKITVREAAIREVKP
- the nrdR gene encoding transcriptional repressor NrdR, translating into MRCPFCNHSQARVVDSRASKEGDAIRRRRECLKCGRRFTTYERIEEVAQMVIKKDGRRENFDRWKLKSGILKAVEKRPVSLDQVDAMIDEIERELFNSTEHEVTTTSVGEAVMAKLRQLDEVAYVRFASVYRQFKDLNEFMNELKDMLA
- the rsmD gene encoding 16S rRNA (guanine(966)-N(2))-methyltransferase RsmD — translated: MRVIAGCARGMRLEEPGGLPVRPTLDRVREALFSILGPRLEGAHFLDLFAGTGANGIEALSRGAASAVFVERNPSAAALVRRNLAKTGLHGSGRVVLLDVPRELPLVRIGETRFDIIFADPPHDFGDWTGLLAGLSNADLAAAQGLVVFEHEPRALVPEQSVPWTRTRMARYGRTALSFFS